A genomic segment from Triticum dicoccoides isolate Atlit2015 ecotype Zavitan chromosome 1A, WEW_v2.0, whole genome shotgun sequence encodes:
- the LOC119295350 gene encoding DEAD-box ATP-dependent RNA helicase 56-like encodes MMGEAKENDVYEEELLDYEEDDDKALDASSNANAKPAADASQPKKGYVGIHSSGFRDFLLKPELLRAIQDCGFEHPSEVQHECIPQAILGMDVICQAKSGMGKTAVFVLSSLQQIDPTAGQVAALVLCHTRELAYQICNEFERFSKFLPELKVAVFYGGVHIKKHQDLLKNDCPHIVVGTPGRILALARDKDLSLKNVRHFILDECDKMLESLDMRRDVQEIFKMTPHDKQVMMFSATLSKEIRPICKKFMQDPMEIYVDDEAKLTLHGLVQHYIKLTESEKNRKLNDLLDALDFNQVVIFVKSVSRAAELNKLLCECNFPSICIHSGMTQEERLTRYKNFKEGHKRILVATDLVGRGIDIERVNIVINYDMPDSADTYLHRVGRAGRFGTKGLAITFVSSASDSDVLNQVQERFEVDIKELPEQIDTSTYMPS; translated from the exons AT GATGGGAGAGGCCAAGGAGAACGACGTGTACGAGGAGGAGCTGCTCGActacgaggaggacgacgacaaggCCCTCGACGCCTCCTCCAACGCCAACGCCAAGCCCGCCGCCGACGCCTCCCAGCCCAAGAAGGGCTACGTCGGCATCCACAGCTCCGGATTCCGCGACTTCCTCCTCAAGCCCGAGCTGCTCCGGGCCATCCAGGACTGCGGATTCGAGCACCCCTCCGAAG TGCAACATGAGTGCATCCCTCAAGCAATCCTCGGAATGGATGTCATCTGCCAAGCAAAATCTGGGATGGGGAAGACTGCTGTCTTTGTCCTGTCGTCTCTCCAGCAGATCGATCCTACTGCTGGTCAGGTGGCAGCGCTCGTATTGTGCCACACCAGAGAGCTGGCTTACCAG ATTTGCAACGAGTTCGAGAGGTTCAGCAAATTTCTGCCTGAATTAAAGGTTGCTGTATTCTATGGAGGTGTTCACATCAAGAAACATCAGGATTTGCTCAAGAACGACTGCCCCCACATTGTTGTGGGCACACCTGGGAggattctagctctagctagagacAAGGACCTCTCTTTGAAGAATGTGAGGCATTTCATTCTTGACGAGTGTGACAAGATGCTTGAGTCACTGG ACATGCGGAGGGATGTCCAGGAGATTTTCAAGATGACACCTCATGATAAGCAGGTCATGATGTTTTCGGCAACTCTCAGCAAGGAGATCCGTCCCATTTGCAAGAAATTTATGCAAGAT CCTAtggaaatttatgttgatgatgagGCAAAGTTGACCCTTCACGGTCTTGTTCAG CACTACATAAAATTGACAGAGTCAGAGAAGAACCGAAAATTGAACGATCTCTTGGATGCTCTCGATTTCAACCAAGTTGTGATATTTGTGAAGAGCGTTAGCAGGGCTGCAGAGCTGAACAAGTTGCTTTGTGAATGCAACTTCCCTTCAATCTGCATCCATTCTGGCATGACCCAGGAAGAGAG GCTGACCCGATACAAGAACTTCAAGGAAGGGCACAAGAGGATTCTTGTGGCGACGGATTTGGTTGGCAGAGGGATCGACATTGAGCGTGTCAACATTGTGATAAACTATGACATGCCTGATTCAGCTGATACCTACTTGCACAGG gtTGGAAGGGCTGGGCGTTTTGGCACCAAGGGGCTCGCCATAACTTTTGTTTCGTCGGCCTCGGACTCGGACGTCCTTAACCAG GTGCAAGAACGGTTTGAGGTGGACATCAAGGAGCTGCCTGAGCAGATTGACACTTCAACATACA TGCCGTCGTAG